In the genome of Agromyces sp. CF514, the window GCCCTCGTCGAGCGACGGGTCGATCGTGCGGGCGAGGTCGCGCAGGCGCTTCGAGTACAGGTCGGTGAGGTCGACGAACGTGGCGCCCTCGAGCGGCGAGTCGGCCGTGAGGTTGATGTGGTCGCTGATGAGCACGGGGGTGCCGGGCTTCCAGTGCTCCTTGATGCCGCCGGCGCCGTTCGTGAGGATCATGGTCTTCGCGCCCGTCGCGGCCGCGGTGCGCACCGAGTGCACGACGCGGCGCACGCCGTGATCCTCGTAGTAGTGGGTGCGCGCGCCGATGACGAGGGCGCGCTTGCCGCTCGGCAGCAGCACCGAGCGCAGCGTGCCGACGTGGCCCTCGAGTGCGGGCTTCGAGAAGCCGGGAACGTCGGTCGCGGCGAGCGTGTGGGTGGTCTCGCCGATGAGCTCGGCTGCACGGCCCCAGCCGCTGCCGAGGGTGAGGGCGATGTCGTGGCGCTCGACCCCGGTGAGCTCCGCGATGCGGGCCGCGGCGTCGGCGGCGACGGCGAAGGGATCTGCGGCGGGGTCGTCGAGCACGTTTGCTTCGGTCATCCCTCCACTCTAATGAGGGCGCGGATGCCGCGGCAGGGCGCCGCTCGTGTGTTGGCCGTGGCACGTGGACTGGCAGAATATGAGCATGGTCTCCGAGTTCGAGCGCACCCAACGGATCACCGTCCTCGGCGGCGGCCCCGGCGGTTACGAGGCCGCCCTCGCCGCTGCCCAGCTCGGCGCCGAGGTGACCCTCGTCGAGCGCGCGGGCGTGGGCGGCTCGGCGGTGCTCACCGACGTCGTGCCGTCGAAGTCGCTCATCGCGACGGCCGAGGCCTCGAACGCGGTCAAGGAGGCGGCCGACCTCGGCGTGCAGTTCTACGCCAAGGGCGATGCGGACAAGGCCGTGAAGCCGAAGGTCGCCATCAACCTCGCCGCAGTCAACAAGCGACTGCTCGGCCTCGCCGCGCAGCAGTCCGACGACATGCGTCGCAACCTCCTCGACGCCGGCGTGCACCTCGTGCACGGCGAGGGCCGCCTCGACGGCCCGAACGCGGTCATCGCGTCGACGGCG includes:
- a CDS encoding purine-nucleoside phosphorylase — translated: MTEANVLDDPAADPFAVAADAAARIAELTGVERHDIALTLGSGWGRAAELIGETTHTLAATDVPGFSKPALEGHVGTLRSVLLPSGKRALVIGARTHYYEDHGVRRVVHSVRTAAATGAKTMILTNGAGGIKEHWKPGTPVLISDHINLTADSPLEGATFVDLTDLYSKRLRDLARTIDPSLDEGVYCQFRGPHYETPAEVQMAKVIGGHIVGMSTALEAIAARQAGMEVLGMSLITNLAAGIQKTPLSHQEVIEAGQAAEPVISSLLAKIVAEL